Proteins found in one Candidatus Neomarinimicrobiota bacterium genomic segment:
- a CDS encoding segregation/condensation protein A, with product MAYHVHLENFEGPLDLLLYFIQRDKIDIYDIPIA from the coding sequence ATGGCGTACCACGTTCATCTGGAAAATTTTGAGGGCCCCCTGGATCTGCTGCTGTACTTCATCCAGCGGGATAAAATCGACATCTACGACATCCCCATCGCC